In Candidatus Pacearchaeota archaeon, the sequence GAAGATAAATAAGCTGTCCTGTATCTTCAAGCATTTGAATTGGATTAATTAATTCTTTTGTTCTTCTTTCATGTGTTCCATGAATTGCAATTATAGGAGTACCTAGAATATGGTGATTTATTTGTTTATCAGAATAAATTAATTTTGCATTTGATTTATAAAATTTTGTTTTATTTAATATTTTTGCTGTTCGAGAAATAATCTCTAATCTTGGTATTCTCGTATCAAAAACATCTCCTGCTAAAAGTATAAGATCAGCATCTCTTGATAGTTCTATTGCTTCTTCCAATGATTTAAATGAATCTTCTCCTCTTTCTTCTCCAAATTTAAAACCGCAATGACAATCTGAAAATATCGCTATTTTCATAAGTTATTTATTATACGTTAAAGAATTAAAAGATTTATATTTGAAGTTTGATTCTGAACAATATCTAATTGAATCTTTAGGACCTATTGAAATGAAGTTTTCTTATGCTGATGAAACTCTAATATCTGCTTTATATTTTACTGCTGTTTCACATAAACTAAGGAATGAAATTAATAAGGAATAACAATCATCATAAACTTCAGGTGAAAGTGTGTTTTTTCTTTCTTCAAGTATTTTAAATGCTTTCTTTAAGTTAGGTATTATTTTTTCTTTAATTTCTTTTAATTTGATTATTTTATATCCACGCCCCTTAGTAGATGCTGGAGAAAATGTTTTATCAATATATTCAATTGTTTCATTGTCTAAGAGTGGATCGAGTGTAAAATAACTACCCGGACAAAGAAACATAGCAGTATATGCATTTTTATCTTTTTTTCTTATTTCATCATCTTTTTTATTAGATATATTTAAATATATAGCATATCCCATTTTTAATTCACCTATTTTTTAATCCTTCTATAAAATTAGTTATAAATTCTATTTCTTTTGATGTCAATGAATTTTGATAATCGTTTCTGAAATAATATCAAATTTTTATTACTTGTAAAAGTTCTTATTCATTTAAGATTTCTTTTTTTAGCAATTCTATTAATTCTAATAATTCTTTCATTGCTTCTTTTCTTAATTCTTTTAAGCGTTGTTTCTTATAAATTTCATATTCTTCTAAACTTTTGAAAAACTCTTCTTTATTTTCAGCTAAAGCACTTACTATTAAATTATAAAACAAATAATCACGATATTCTTTGTATTTCTCTTTTTGAGCTTTAGTTAATTTTTTCTTATCTAAAGGAAAATGTAAAAGAAAGAATATACCTCCATCATCAAATACTTCTTTCTTAAGTGCAGGGGTGTTTTTTACTTCTTGAGGTAAAATTTCTAAAAATTTTGGACCGAAAATGTAAAACGGTGAATTAAATGCAGCTATTATCCAACCCTGAATTGGTTCTTTTGTATCAAAATCAGAATTTTTTGGTAATCTTTTATGTTTTAAAATAAAATTCCAAACAACTTCTGCACCTCCTGCATCTTCATCTTCTAAAATACTATAAGTAGAATAAACTAATGAAGGGCGAACAAGTAAATATAAATCTTTAACAAAATTAATAATTAATTTTTGATTCTTAATTGATTTTACTTCTCCATGTGTAGAAAAAAATATTCCATCCCATTTCTTCCCTTTTATACCTTTGGGGACAAACCAAATACTAACCGAAATATCAAACACATCGAATTTCAAATATAGTTCATAAATTTTATTTTTTTTACAGATTTCTTTCCAACGTTTTATTGCTTCATCTAATGTATAATCAACATACTCATGATTTTCATTTTCATAAACTGTACAAAACTTTCCTTTATATTTTTTAATAATTAAATCAGCTACTT encodes:
- a CDS encoding DNA repair exonuclease, yielding MKIAIFSDCHCGFKFGEERGEDSFKSLEEAIELSRDADLILLAGDVFDTRIPRLEIISRTAKILNKTKFYKSNAKLIYSDKQINHHILGTPIIAIHGTHERRTKELINPIQMLEDTGQLIYLHNSTVIFDINGKKVAIHGMSGVPERYAKSVLMSWNPKPIENAINIFMFHQSIEPYIYSPLEPPTLKPEDLPDGFDLYVLGHLHWHDEK